One Erpetoichthys calabaricus chromosome 9, fErpCal1.3, whole genome shotgun sequence genomic region harbors:
- the mt2 gene encoding metallothionein-2, with the protein MDPKNCDCAQGGTCTCGTNCKCKDCKCKDCKKASCCSCCPADCSKCSQGCVCKRDSCDSSCCH; encoded by the exons ATGGATCCCAAAAACTGTGACTGCGCCCAAG GTGGTACTTGTACCTGCGGGACCAACTGCAAATGCAAGGACTGCAAATGCAAGGATTGTAAGAAAG CCTCCTGCTGTTCCTGCTGTCCTGCTGACTGCAGTAAATGCTCCCAGGGATGTGTGTGTAAAAGAGACTCCTGCGACAGCAGTTGCTGTCACTGA